The Deltaproteobacteria bacterium genome contains the following window.
GTTATATTCGAACTCATCCCATGCCAAAAACCCGAATCTTAAAGCTGGCCCGTCATGACGAGAAAAAAGAGCTCGAGTTTGAGGTGAGCGCCGGTATGGATGTGTCGCCAGACGATCGCCTGAGCGAATGGCTCGAATGGAATCTTGCAATGCTGGAGTTTTTAAACCGGCAAACCCATGAACCTCGAAAAAATTCTCAAAGAATTCAAACAACATAAAGTCAAATTTGTAATCATCGGCGCAACGGCAGGCGTGGCGCACGGTTACGCCCGTCTCACAAAAGATCTCGATCTCTTTGTGGAACCTGTCCGCAAAAATGTCGAAAAATCCCTCGAGGCGTTGTGCGCCTGCGGTTACGATCTTCAGGGTGTTACTGTTGACGAGGCCATGCAGAAAAAATTGTTGTTCAGACAGTACATACTGGAACTCGATATCCATCCCCATGTGACCGGCATCTCCTTTAAGGAAGTGTGGGATCACAGGGTTGAATATCGGCTGGCCGGTCAGGATGTCTATTTTGCCTCGCTGGACGATCTGATTGTCATGAAAAAGGCGGCTGGCCGCGAAAAGGATCGGGAAGATTTGCGTCACCTTGAGGAAATCAGGAGGCAA
Protein-coding sequences here:
- a CDS encoding nucleotidyltransferase, whose translation is MNLEKILKEFKQHKVKFVIIGATAGVAHGYARLTKDLDLFVEPVRKNVEKSLEALCACGYDLQGVTVDEAMQKKLLFRQYILELDIHPHVTGISFKEVWDHRVEYRLAGQDVYFASLDDLIVMKKAAGREKDREDLRHLEEIRRQKRS